One window of the Rhipicephalus microplus isolate Deutch F79 chromosome 2, USDA_Rmic, whole genome shotgun sequence genome contains the following:
- the LOC142791864 gene encoding uncharacterized protein LOC142791864, whose translation MSDKEGTLSSPTTNALELKLPHFWPKNPRVWFSQIEARFELPRITSQQSKYLHVVSALPPDIADAVDNVLASTTSEKSYDELKSTILKRLEVSELSRLQQLLSDEELGDQCPSQLLHQMRQLLGQQVSEERQHPLLRELFLQRLPQSTRMILVGSDDATLERLAQLADRITDCTEPPKTSIAATGRPEHADRLGRLEDRVDRLAAAVENLALSNKHRPARHRSPSRARSPQHRGHSSEAEQNICWYRRRFREQATRCTHPCSWTGNAPASR comes from the coding sequence ATGTCAGACAAGGAAGGCACTTTAAGCTCACCCACAACCAACGCTTTGGAGTTAAAACTTCCTCATTTCTGGCCCAAAAACCCCAGGGTGTGGTTCAGCCAAATCGAGGCTCGCTTCGAGCTTCCACGCATCACATCGCAGCAGTCCAAATACCTGCACgttgtttcagcactgccacCTGACATCGCTGACGCCGTAGACAATGTGCTCGCCTCCACTACATCGGAGAAGTCCTACGACGAACTAAAAAGCACCATCCTGAAACGCCTTGAGGTGTCCGAACTGAGCAGGCTGCAACAACTCCTGTCTGATGAAGAGCTCGGTGACCAGTGTCCCTCACAACTACTCCACCAAATGCGTCAGCTGCTAGGCCAACAAGTGTCAGAGGAGCGTCAACATCCATTGCTTCGCGAGTTGTTTTTGCAGAGACTGCCACAGTCAACACGGATGATACTCGTTGGCTCGGATGACGCGACTCTCGAACGTCTGGCTCAACTTGCCGACCGCATCACCGACTGCACTGAGCCACCAAAAACGTCTATTGCTGCAACGGGAAGGCCCGAACATGCAGACCGGTTAGGTCGCTTAGAGGACAGAGTTGACcgactggctgcagcagttgaaaaccTCGCCCTGTCCAACAAACACCGGCCTGCACGGCATCGTTCGCCGTCCCGTGCTCGAAGCCCGCAGCACCGTGGACACTCAAGCGAGGCAGAGCAGAACATCTGCTGGTACCGCCGTCGTTTTAGAGAGCAAGCCACTCGCTGCACCCATCCATGTTCGTGGACGGGAAACGCACCAGCCAGTCGCTAA